The following proteins come from a genomic window of Salvia hispanica cultivar TCC Black 2014 chromosome 4, UniMelb_Shisp_WGS_1.0, whole genome shotgun sequence:
- the LOC125221315 gene encoding uncharacterized protein LOC125221315, whose amino-acid sequence MCLLINVPNILGGNTRKTKLPWGNGKGEEPLHLVEASRRALLSLAESQEKSSYFWQFVKKYNQPKVENESSRAVWKVLNSPFRSVTDLKAKGIHFRRSSYCLTDFKFLSFAFYAQLQLPSFYVTHNAKVYFSNMIAFEMSPETHTDYAVTTYFNFMKPLIHNANDVKVLREKGILYSLLASDEKVVELFKSIDTYGYSNFGLFRDVKMRIEEHCNNKARTWMADLLNTKFQSPWTVIALVTATFLLCLTFLQTYFTINPRD is encoded by the exons ATGTGTCTCTTGATCAACGTG CCCAACATTTTGGGGGGTAACACAAGGAAAACAAAACTTCCATGGGGAAATGGAAAGGGAGAAGAGCCTCTTCACCTAGTGGAAGCCTCGCGCCGCGCCCTCCTCAGCCTTGCTGAGTCCCAAGAGAAATCAAGTTATTTTTGGCAGTTTGTCAAGAAATATAATCAACCCAAGGTAGAAAATGAAAGCTCAAGAGCTGTGTGGAAAGTGCTGAACAGTCCGTTTCGGTCGGTGACGGATCTCAAAGCAAAGGGCATCCATTTTCGGCGGAGTTCATATTGCTTGACGGACTTCAAGTTCCTCTCCTTCGCCTTCTACGCTCAACTCCAACTTCCTTCCTTCTACGTAACACACAATGCCAAAGTGTACTTCTCAAATATGATTGCGTTCGAGATGTCTCCCGAGACACACACAGACTATGCTGTAACGACTTACTTTAATTTCATGAAACCGCTGATCCACAATGCTAATGATGTGAAAGTGCTGCGGGAGAAAGGCATATTGTACAGCTTGTTGGCGAGCGATGAAAAGGTGGTTGAATTGTTTAAAAGCATCGACACTTATGGATACTCAAACTTTGGCCTTTTTCGTGACGTGAAGATGAGGATTGAGGAGCACTGCAACAACAAAGCGAGGACGTGGATGGCTGATCTCCTGAACACCAAATTTCAGAGCCCATGGACTGTTATAGCTCTTGTCACGGCCACGTTTTTGCTATGTCTTACTTTTTTGCAAACTTACTTTACAATTAATCCACGCGATTGA